In the genome of Hyphobacterium sp. CCMP332, one region contains:
- the dnaN gene encoding DNA polymerase III subunit beta, with product MKFIVSSSNLLNHLNRISGVIPSNAIVPILENFLFDIQDGKLTITASDLQTSIITEMEVEAKESGQIAVPARILIDTLKNLAEQPITFTIDEDSYSIELSSDNGRYKLAGENATDFPRIPDVSDGHGITISTEALHRAISNTIFAASSDELRPAMTGIYLQFSDSNTTFVATDGHRLVRYRRVDVVSDSDTSILIPKKAMNLLHKSLPQENNDCTMEFNTSNAFFTFGDIKMICRLIDERFPDYESVIPADNPYELIIDRNEFLGTLKRISIYANKTTNQVVLKLSGSELQVSAEDLDFSNEANERLACEYSGEDMEIGFNARFLIEMLNNMNSKQIKLNLSAPNKAGLLIPVEKDKEEDLLMLVMPVMLSNYV from the coding sequence ATGAAATTTATCGTTTCCTCTTCAAATTTGCTTAATCATTTAAACAGAATTAGTGGCGTAATTCCAAGTAATGCCATTGTTCCAATTCTTGAAAACTTCCTGTTTGATATTCAGGATGGCAAGTTAACCATCACTGCCTCTGATTTGCAGACTTCAATAATTACCGAAATGGAAGTGGAAGCGAAAGAATCAGGCCAAATCGCAGTTCCTGCAAGAATTTTAATTGATACTTTAAAAAATCTGGCTGAGCAACCTATTACATTTACGATTGACGAAGACTCATACAGCATTGAATTAAGTTCTGATAATGGGCGATATAAGTTAGCCGGAGAAAACGCCACAGACTTTCCCAGAATCCCCGATGTATCAGATGGTCATGGCATAACAATTTCTACCGAAGCACTACACAGGGCTATATCAAATACCATATTTGCGGCTTCAAGTGATGAACTCCGTCCTGCAATGACAGGAATTTACCTGCAATTCAGTGATAGCAATACAACATTTGTTGCAACTGACGGCCATCGGCTGGTTCGATATCGAAGGGTAGATGTAGTTTCGGATTCTGATACATCAATATTAATTCCAAAAAAGGCTATGAATCTCTTGCACAAATCACTGCCTCAAGAAAACAATGATTGCACCATGGAATTTAATACTTCTAATGCTTTTTTCACTTTTGGAGATATTAAAATGATTTGCAGACTAATCGATGAAAGATTTCCCGATTATGAATCTGTTATACCTGCAGATAATCCCTATGAACTAATCATTGATAGAAATGAGTTTTTAGGCACACTAAAAAGAATTTCTATATACGCCAATAAAACCACAAATCAAGTGGTATTGAAGTTGAGCGGTAGCGAATTGCAAGTATCTGCTGAAGATTTAGATTTTTCAAATGAAGCCAATGAAAGACTTGCCTGTGAGTATAGCGGAGAAGATATGGAAATAGGTTTTAATGCCAGATTTCTAATAGAAATGTTGAACAACATGAATTCAAAACAAATCAAGCTCAATCTTTCAGCACCCAATAAGGCAGGATTACTTATTCCAGTTGAAAAAGATAAGGAAGAAGATTTGTTGATGCTCGTTATGCCTGTCATGTTGAGCAATTATGTCTAA
- the gldG gene encoding gliding motility-associated ABC transporter substrate-binding protein GldG — protein sequence MKRSIRYNSLFTFSVILISLILVNIISGQFFFRLDLTEEKRYSLAESTKTLLSDLENVVYIEIFLEGEMPADFQRLQQSIKEILDEFKVYAGYNLQYEFRNPSPPEADNKSRQEIFKQIYDRGINPTTLYVNQGDERTERIIFPGAIINYLNMEMPVNFLKYNYNAGTRAQLNQSIEGLEYELISTIKKLSKPKKKKIAFLQGHGELDPIQAEDILRSLSEYYDVRRVRLQSATNGDFEGTENLDAFDAIIMASPDSAFNEIDKFKIDQYLVKGGNALFLIDAMKASIDSIGNSGSVAISNDLKLDDIFFKMGLRLNPDLIQDQLCAYIPLIVGYVGDRPQYKMMKWWYFPILNNFAKHPISRNINGVYSKFISSIDTVKSPGIKKTPLVFTSPETRVLSSPVRLDFNDVRMPPNPQLFNKGKLAVAYLLEGKYRSTFEGRVTEKTAEKFNYKTIDKASKIVVFSDADIIENDINSKSNTAYPLGYDKFTKNTFANKDLILNCIDYMLDDSGIIEARNKQVVIRPLNITKANKERLKWQVINIGLPVVLLILFGVVKNYIRSKKYGNQKKLNE from the coding sequence ATGAAAAGGTCAATACGATATAACAGCTTATTTACATTTTCAGTAATCCTTATAAGTCTGATACTTGTAAATATTATTTCTGGACAATTCTTTTTTAGGTTGGATCTTACTGAGGAAAAAAGGTACTCCTTGGCCGAAAGCACAAAAACATTATTGTCAGATCTTGAAAATGTGGTTTATATTGAAATATTTCTGGAAGGAGAAATGCCGGCAGATTTTCAAAGACTTCAACAATCAATTAAGGAAATTCTCGATGAGTTTAAAGTATATGCAGGTTACAATCTTCAATACGAATTTCGAAACCCCTCACCACCTGAAGCAGATAACAAATCCCGACAGGAAATCTTTAAACAAATTTACGATCGCGGTATAAACCCCACAACACTTTATGTTAACCAAGGTGATGAACGCACTGAAAGAATCATTTTCCCGGGAGCCATCATTAATTATCTCAATATGGAAATGCCTGTAAATTTTTTGAAATACAATTATAATGCAGGAACTCGGGCCCAGCTCAATCAGAGTATTGAAGGATTGGAATACGAGCTTATTTCTACAATTAAAAAATTAAGTAAACCCAAAAAGAAAAAGATAGCTTTCTTACAAGGTCATGGTGAATTGGATCCAATACAAGCTGAAGACATCTTAAGAAGTCTTTCAGAATATTACGATGTGCGAAGAGTCAGACTACAAAGTGCTACCAATGGTGATTTTGAAGGAACAGAGAATTTAGACGCCTTCGATGCCATTATAATGGCCTCTCCCGATTCGGCATTTAACGAGATTGATAAATTCAAAATTGATCAATATTTGGTTAAAGGAGGAAATGCTTTGTTTTTAATCGATGCCATGAAAGCAAGTATAGATAGCATTGGTAATTCAGGGAGCGTTGCAATTTCTAATGATTTAAAATTGGATGATATCTTTTTTAAAATGGGATTGCGTCTTAATCCTGATCTGATCCAGGATCAATTATGTGCCTATATTCCATTAATCGTGGGTTATGTTGGAGACAGACCTCAATATAAAATGATGAAATGGTGGTATTTTCCTATCCTGAATAATTTTGCAAAACACCCAATTTCAAGAAATATAAATGGTGTTTATTCAAAATTTATAAGTTCTATTGACACGGTTAAATCTCCGGGAATTAAAAAAACACCCTTGGTATTTACCTCACCTGAAACCCGGGTATTGTCTTCGCCGGTAAGACTTGATTTTAATGATGTAAGAATGCCACCAAATCCTCAATTGTTCAACAAAGGCAAATTAGCAGTCGCATATCTCTTGGAAGGTAAGTACCGCTCCACCTTTGAGGGTCGGGTAACTGAAAAAACTGCAGAAAAATTTAATTATAAAACTATTGATAAGGCTTCAAAGATCGTTGTTTTTTCCGATGCAGATATCATTGAAAATGACATAAACAGCAAAAGCAATACCGCATACCCCCTGGGTTATGACAAATTCACTAAAAATACTTTTGCCAACAAAGACCTGATATTGAATTGCATCGATTATATGCTCGACGACTCAGGCATTATTGAAGCCAGGAATAAACAGGTAGTTATTCGGCCACTCAATATTACAAAAGCCAATAAAGAAAGATTGAAATGGCAAGTAATAAATATAGGCCTACCGGTAGTTTTATTGATTTTATTTGGTGTTGTTAAAAATTACATCAGATCTAAAAAATACGGAAATCAAAAAAAGTTGAATGAATAG